CGGCCAAGACCTGCTTCTACTGGGGAGAgacaggtggggtgggagggactCCTATCCAGGGCTAAAGCTTCCTGTCTCCCTGTGGGTCCTGTCTGCCTCACTGGCCCATGACCTGGTGAGGTTGAAACAAGAACTGGTGTCCTGTGATTGGGATGGAATTTGTATTAAGTGACAGCAGCAGATCATGGTGATACTATGACCATTGTTCAAATGGTCAACATACCTTGAGAACCATGGAAGCCAGAGAGAAGACCCCATGTTCACAATATATGTCCCTTTCCAACTATTTATTAACtatgataaaatatgtaaaatttggaatatttaaaaagtgttttctgtTTCGCTCTGGATGGAGAAAAAGgacctaaggcaggggtcgggaacctatggctcacgagccagatgtggctcttttgatggctgcatctggctcacagacaaatctttaattaaaaaaaaatgttaaaaatataaaacattctcatgtattacaatccattcatttcctaccgatcatgttcatggttgcgggtggctgaagccaatcacagctgtcctctgggacaacaccaactttttattggataatgtgtaacatacatgggtcgttgtatggctctcacggaattatattttaaaatatgtggcattcatggctctctcagccaaaaagtttcccaacccctgacctaaGGTAATGAACTCTCTTAGAGAAGGGACCCCAGTGCCTGGAAATTCAGTTTCATGATATTGACTCTAGAGATCAGAGCCCTCGGGACCTTCGACAAAATAATCTCTCACAATTGTCCAAAATCATAGGAAGGGGacaaaggagaaagaacaagaaaggcAGATTGAATCTGaatgtctctctttttaaaataattttattttgaaaattaaatttaatgtgttgacattgatcaataagagtacataggttccaggcaaacatctctataacatttgaactgttggtcaTGTTTgagcccatcactcaaagtcaaatcattttctgtcaccatattttTGTCCCTCTTTGTTCCTCTTTCCCCCACCCAAGTGTCTCTTGTCAGCAAACATCAATGCGATGCACCAGAGTTCAGTCCACAGCCGAGCCCTGTCTTCAGGCCCATTCAGGAAGTAGAATAGAGCAGTCATCTGGTCCCCTTGTCTTCTGTCAGATGACACTGCAGAGAGAGAGGGCCAGAAATGGAGGGACGAATGGAAAATGGAAAGAACACTGGAAGAGACATAAGAaggacaacagcctgaccaggcggtggcgcagtggatagagcatcggactaggatgcggaggacccaggttcgagaccccaaggtcgccagcttgagcacgggctcatctggtttgagcaaagctcaccagcttggacccaaggtcgctggcttgagcaaggggttacttggtctgctgtagccccacgctcaaggtacatatgagaaagcaatctatgaacaactaaggtgtcgcaatgtgcaacgaaaaactaataattgatgcttctcatctctctccgttcctgtctgtttgtccctgtctatttctctctctgtctctgtaaaaaaaaacaaaaaaaacccaaaaaaacaacaaagtaaatCAGAGAAGATTTTGACTAAAGACACagttattttagtaaatattcttGAACTTTCCTTGTACATTTTGGGATTACATTGCTGTCAGTGATTTTCCCAATCCACCTCTAACGAGCTCTGTAAACTTCAAAGGTTACTTACTCTCTTTGTACCATTTTTTACTCATTAGCTAATcctaacaaaaagagagaaaacaacgACAAAACAACTGAGAGGTAGACTGAATAGAGCCGGTGGACAGAAACAGGGACAGGGGGACACCAAGAACAGGGTGGGGAGGTGGCATCATGGACAGACCACGGTCTCCCCGGTCCCTTGTACATTCTGCTCCTGTGAGGGGACAGGACCTTACCTGGCACAGAACCTGTCGTCCAAGGATGGGGCCAAGGAACACTTGTGGCCTTTCACTTTTACCACGAAGGTCTGCTCGCGTCTGAATGACCAGGGACAGCACTGCTCAAAGCAGACCCTGAAGGTGCAGTTTCCACACTTTCGGGTCCTGCTCAAGGGCACCACGGCATCGTCATAGCAACAGTGCTGCTCAGGGTCAAATAACTTGTCCCCACATCTCATGTGTGACTGGCACAGCAGCAGGTGAGCACCTGTGGGAGTCACTGGAGAAAACAGAGCTGGTGTGACCCAGATGACAGGGCAGGCAGTGTCTTACCTAGGGTTCTCTGGAAGCTGCCACCCACCCCCAAGTGTCCTTGTCCCTTCTGGGCTCACCTGGGGCTCCGTGTGAGCAGAGGAGGGTGACAATGCAGAGAGCGGCAGAGACACCTGTGGGAGAGCAGATGGATGAGGTACAGCTGAAGAgacaacctgggtcctcctcaggGAGCCCAGCCTGGGGCAGGGATAGGAAGGAGGAAGGTCTCTGTCCTGACTGAAGGTCAGGAGAGCTTAGAGCAGTGCAGGGTGGGACCTAGTCCCCTGTGTTCAAGTGTTTGGGATTAAAGACTGCGGGAGGTGAGGATTGTTGGTGGGACTCGGGAGAAATGGGGTTAGGGGTCTGGGGAATTCGGGTGATTCCTGAGCAGGAATTTAGAGCAGAAGGCTCAGGTGGAGTCTGACTCTCAAGGGGGCCGAGCTGACAGGGGTGTTACTTAGATAACCCGCATTAAAGATGAGAAGTTTGGGTTTGGAGTGTGAAAGTGAGATATGCGTGCCATTGGGCTTAAGTTTCAAGACTGAACCAGAGAAGTGGATGGGATGGTGTTGGGGGTGAGGTTAGCTACGGCCGGGCCCCAAGGAGGGGAATTTGGCTGAGGTCGGGATGGGGTGGTGGCTGAGGTTGGAGATGGGCTCCGAGGGACTAGGGGTTGGGGCCTCCTTACCGAGGATGTAGCATCGAGGAGTCATGGCTCTGGGTTGGCTGCAGCGGAATCAGAGGAAGGTCTGCAGTTCCTGCAGGTGCTTTTATCTGTTATGAGGTGACGTCATGGATCTCCTGCTTTCTGAGCAGACCTGCAGGGACACGCTGGGCCCTCTGACAGGAAGATCCTGACATTTTCTCTGGCACGGTGGAATTTTTTGAGagccaggaaaaaataaattcccccctccccaaactTCTCTCACTCATGCCCAGACCCATGGCCTTGTCAACAGGCAGGATGACATATGTGTTGTCTCAGAGCCATTGCGACTCTTCCAGAGTGGATCCACCAGACACCCTTTCCACCGAACTCTATGAGTCTCCTGATTCCCCACGTTCTTTGTACATTGCAAACCTCTCACATttttctggggtgggggtgtcgTCAGATCACTGACCTCACAGCCCCAGACCAGGATTGCTCACTAAGGCACAGCTCATGGTATCTGGGTGAAGGGGGCTGGTTTCCACACACTTGGAAATCCTAGGATGAACAAGTTGGAGAAAGGGAAGATATGTGGGGAGGATGCTGGGGCAGCTCGTGAAGCAGACCCATGGGAAAGGCCTGGGGGGCCCTGGGACTCACACTCCCCCAGGGtgctctcccccagccccccttctgtcttctcattggTGGTCATTTCTTCAGGAACGCATGTCCACTTAGCACCTATTATGGCCCAGGCTTGTGTCAGACACAGGAGAGGGAGGCGAGAGTAGGCCATTCAAGGTAAGTTTTCCTGGAGTTAATGCAGGGAGGGTAGtaagatataaaaaaacaaacaaacaaaaaacaggaagtggggtgagagagagagaaggtgaataAATCTTCATTTGATTGTTGAGGTCAATGCCATTATCAGCATTTGTTGTCTGAAAAGTTCTGTGAGAGAAGTCCTACCACCCTCAGTAGACTTTCCAGGGCTGTGGTCCTTAGCATGCGTGTTCagagggagaggaatgtgggATTTCCCCTGAAATGGGAGAACCACATTTGGGTCAGGATGTGAAGACAGAAGGTAAAGGGATAGCTCTCCTGAGGGACACTGAGAGGTGAGTTCTAGGAGTTCAGGTCACCTGGCGGTGAGGCCTGGGAAACTCTCCCCCAGCTCCTCAGGAATTCATCTCTCAGGGATACCCAGCCACATCCTAGCAGGGAAGAGATTCTCTTGAGGGCCCAGAAGGGTGTCCTGTCACTCTTGTAGTCAGACATGCTCCTCACCTCTTCCCTTCTGCATTTCGAAGGAACTTTGCAGGAACTGCAAAGTTCCTGCTTTCCGTGTCTGTTTCCCCAAAGGAATGGCTAACACTCATTCGCCCAGACCCCCTTCTATCTGGAGCCCAGGCCCGGACAGAGGCTCCTTTATGAAGTGCACCCATTTCAGACAGAAACCGGGATGAGGACGCAGTGAGGATCCCATTTCCTGGGATGGCTCCCGGCAGTCTGGGACCTGGGCctgactgtctctgccaaaaTCTGGCTGCCAGCAGGGTGAGGGTGAAAACACATTCCCAGGGCACGGTTAGAGTTGTGTCTGAATAGAAACAGCCCAGCACACACTCGGGGCCACACTGCTGAGTCACTCaaaggcaggagaggggaggaagataGGGCAGGGGTCTGGGAGGCTGTGTTGATGAAAAGACAGATGGTCCTTAGATCTGTGGACACTGAGAGCCACCAACTCCACAGCACTGAAGCTCCAGGTCAGACAGTCTTGAATTTGAATCTTGTTCAGTCCCTCCTCAAGGGTCCAGAGAAAACTGCGTACAGTTCTGTCGTGTCCCACCAACAGCTCCCCTAGAAACCCCCTTCTAGTTGTGTCTACCATAGGGATGGCTATAGTCTGGGGACAGCTCTTCCTTTAGCATGAGAACATCTGTGAAGCAGGATGGTCCTGTCTTGTTTGGAGCTGTCATTAGGTGTTGAGACTCTGCCTCTCTAAATGGCTAGAAAAGGTCCTGGCTCTCCTGGTAGGTAAGTGGAAGGTCCTGACCTCACACAGCTATTTCATGTATTCTCTCATCCTGCTCCCTGGATTGAAGACACCCAGCCACGGTCCTACTGTCAGTGACACAGGCTGGAACAGGACCCAGGGCTCCCAAATCCCAGTGCAGGACCCTCCAAGCTCCCCTGGCCCAACCCCTGTGTGAAGGACAGCAGACTCTGCTCACAGACACCCCTGGACGAGACCCAGGTGGATGTTCCGGGCTCCTGGTTGAGACGGACAGAGCTGGGCTTCTGGATGTGAAACCAGGAGGAATCTGGCACttcctgctttctccttcttccctcctggcATCAGCTTTGCTCCAGGATCTGAATCAATATCCCTCCTGTCAGCATCTGTGTGCTATTTCCTCTGGCTTCAGGGAGTTCCGTTCTCATGGCACAGGCAGGAATGTGGTTATTTCAGGTGTAGAGAAAGAATGTCAGGTATgcaggaggtggggctggggctccCCAAAGACAGAAGATTCCTCCTCTTCTGGTTGATGAGGAAGCTGTGCCACTCCTTTGCTCGAATGACATCACCAGGATTCTAGTAATTGACCCTTCCTGCTGCAAAAGGACTTCTAGTGACCAAAGAATGAATGGAAGAATGGATGGTCTGGCCTTAGCCCAGCCGTGCTTTGATCCTTCAAGTAGAATAATGAATGAAGAGCCTACTTACCATAGGCAGGGATGGAGGAGTAGGCTGTAAGCTGTGATCCCCAGAATAACACTGGTAACATGAATCAGAGGTCTGGATATTGCGTCTGCAACCTCAACAGCCTTTGGCAACTCAAAGCTATTGCCTGGGCTCATTGTTGCTGCCAAGGAAGCTGGTGGTAGCTCGTTCAGTGTGCTGTCCACAGCTTGAAATGTTTTCCAGCTGCAAGGCCATCTGGGAGAGGCAGTCTGAAGCTGCCCCGCCTCTGGAGGTAGGGAACCCCTGAGGGGGTCAGAGTGTACCAAGTGTCCTGTACACTTTTAATGCCTCCACATTGCCTTCAGCTTGTTACCGCTCCTTATTACAACCCCAAATGTCTCCATGATTCCTCGCCTTTCCCACAGCTGCAGGCCTCCGCACTCCCTCCCTTGTTTCTCCTTCTCAACTTTAGCCGCTGTGCCACCCTCCACATCCACACGTTCCACGGCTCATGCTTGATGGCTCTTGTCGGTCTCCCTACACTCTTCACATGCTTGTGCTCATTCTCCAGCTTTCAGCTGAAATGCCGCTCCAAAAACATTCTTGAATTTAGAAACTGTAGGGAGTCACCCCATTACTTCCTGATGGTCCCTGGGTGCCTCCTGCTGAGCACTTCTCACATCTCCTTGTGGCTTTGGCATCAGGGAAGACATGGGACTCAGGTGCAGTTGTGGGTTTTGGTTATTAGTGAGAAGGGAACAAGTTGGTTCAGGGATCAGGTAGATCAGAGGTTTCAGATTTAGTTAAACCAGAGCAGCCTCCACTCTGCACAAGCAGGTGGGAATCAGAATCACACTCTGAAATGAAGATACTCAAGAGAAATTGCCATCCTAGCACTTTAAAGTGGTGGCATAGGCCCTGGCATCCTGGctccgtggataaagcatcctcgGTGCACACGGTTATCCATTCCCTTTCTGGTCAgcacacatataagaaacaaccacgaagtgcacaactaaatagaactaagtgggacaacaagttgatgctctttttctctcttgtggatctttttctatctctctctctctttctctctctcctttctacctcctcttaaatcaatggatttttttttttttgaaataaggcAGACAAATATACGGcgacagaaaatgatttatttgactttgagtgatggacaCACagcacagtcaacagttcaaatgctattttttaaagagaaaaaagatggtgACATAGAGGGGTCTAAAACTTACCTCCTCTCAACACACAACATTTAGTTAAGAAATAGGCAACCTCAGCCatggcctgatagcttggttggttagagcaccatcctgaaggacagaggttgctggttcaatcccaggtcagggcacatttggaACTGattgacgttcctgtctctctctcctttccatcctatcttgctaaaatgaataaataaaaatttagaaaaactaaatACATTCATACACTAAAACATGAAacatcaaaaacataaaacactTGAGAGTATAGGAGGAGTAAAAATGTAGCTGTTGAATGTGTTCAAACTTAATTTACTATCTCCTTAAAATAGACTGGTATTCATATAGGCTGAGATATGTGAGCCTCATGATAACTACAAAACACAAGCGTATAGCAGATATACAAAAGGTAAAGAGAATGAAATCTAAGCATAACACTAAAAGAATCATCAAACcagaagagagcaagagaagaagaaaaagacaaaaaggaactACAAAACAACCAGAgagggagtgatgtcagagaaatggcgccgtaaagagtgataccgataaatctccctaaaaattcaacaagatcttcaaccagagacagaaaaatctatcattGGAGCCTCCAGAGGTTCcacactaaatatataatcaaccccgaaggaaataagaaggaagaaacactccgccttcctcactaacctaaataagggctgctttcactgggaactgagagtataggaactaaggcaggcatagggtgtgaatagaaccagactgcagcacaaacgtccgaaccaagctgtggcacggacatccaagccaaggaaaaactgtgcttgtggcaacctagtcaacacaagctaaggctcgcgccaaatccagacaaagaaaggcacttgggacagccatctgccCCGATCATCTGGTCCAcctgcagatagtgggcgagagattcctcctagagctccgggagtgggcgcctgtgttaccggacagaggggcagagtcagaggcacttgtgtgggctgaaaccggAATCTTGGGGTTGCCCCTGCACCCCAAAAAGCAGTGCgcggggagggagcaggagtgaaattccctatgctcaaacttttccgtgcgggcggggcacctcacttgaagtgagaggcagccggcctgatatcctggttggtgagcgcagatagtgggcgagagattcccctgggagtgggcgcctgtgttacctgacagaggggcagagtcagaggtcctTGTGTGGGCCGAAACCAGAGTCTCAGGGTCGCCCCTGCGCTCTAAAAAGCAGTGcgtggggagggagcaggagtgaaattccctatgctcaaacttttccgtgcgggcggggcacctcacttgaagtgagaggcagccggcctgatatcctggttggcgagtgCAGAGAGTcggcgagagattcccctgggattgggcgcccatgttcccagatagaggggcagagtcagaggtctttgtgtgggccaaagccccgcctgattatgctaggggctctgactgattgagccttacccagagccctgtgctgagtgggaatagagtggggattttccagctctttgaacctcttactctccaggcagaggcagcagcaaccccatagctggatcatcaggctgctaattcaggaaggaaaggctaggagagaggctccgggaacacggactctctcattggtggagcctgcaaatgctaatgagcctcaactgccaacaagactgaagcccaatatatgatatcaccatagagacttatcaactgcaaacctctacctaagcgtgccacaggggcagaacccggggtacagagtcaccgacaaggaagagggagagaaaagaaaaggcaagaagataacctatcaaaatcaagaataatccacagactttataacctatcccattttattatatttgttcatttgtttctcttatcttcttgtcttgattattttcttcctcttccaatctggttgtttaattctttgccggtcttactctcttctctccttgaactacactacccacaagtgttacatctctcattatcttttctttcttcttcctttctctctatgagggttgcactccaaaacccttaactctctctctctccttttattcttttttcttctttttgtgttttcctctttctttttttctttctctatattagtttcttcttttgtcctttacttttcctctcattcaatcctcaatcatgaacaaattattttatctgggactcaaatttttctttgtggcgctttgggtttttttactttgcttttttaactcactagcagtgctcacaaccctggctctccattttatctagttcttgctctactaaatacaataataattttttaaaatttccccctttttcctgtttccctcttattcctctcatcatatcccTTAGTCAaccaaccatcacctaaaagcaaatcattttattcttgaccccaattctttccttttttgcatttgtgggtccatatccccttttttgcccctttatcacttctccccaactcaggccctccattataggtagttttgttctatttagcacaatataattcacagttcaccacaagattttctcaagaaggaagggagaggagaggagagggaaaaaaagggggggggagaataataattttttaaatttttttatttttttaactttttattctttttttttttaataaatttttattaatggtaatgggatgacattaataaatcagggtacatatattcaaagaaaacatgtctaggttattttgtcatcaaattattttgcaaacccctcgcccaaagtcagattgtcctccgtcaccctctatctagttctctgtgcccctctccctccccctaactctctccctccctccctcccatgtcctcccccccccacccttggtaaccaccacactcttgtccatgtctcttagtctcatttttatgttccaccaatgtatggaatcatgtagttcttgtttttttctgatttacttatttcactccttataatgttatcaagatcccaccattttgctgtaaatgatctgatgtcatcatttcttatggctgagtagtattccatagtgtatatgtgccacatcttctttatccagtcttctattgaagggctttttggttgtttccatgtcttggccactgtgaacagtgctgcaatgaacatggggctacctgtgtctttacgtatcaatgtttctgaggttttggggtatatacccagtagagggattgctgggtcataaggtagttcttgCAGTTTttagaggaaccaccatactttcctccataatggttgtactactttacagtcccaccaacagtgaatgagggttcctttttctccacagcctctccaacatttgctattacccgtcttgttgataatagctaatctaacaggagtgaggtggtatctcattgtagttttgatttgcatttctctaataactaatgaagctgagcatcttttcatatatctgttggccatttgtatctcttcctgggagaagtgtctgttcatgtcctcttcccatttttttattggattgtttgtttgtttgttgttgagttttatgagttctttgtaaattttggatattaggcccttatctgagctgtcgtttgaaaatatcagttcccatatagttggctgtctgtttattttgatatcagtttctcttgctgagcaaaaacttttaattctgatgtagtcccattcatttatctttgccttcacttctcttgccattggagtcaagttcataaaatgttctttaaaacccaggtccatgagtttagtacctatgtcttcttctatgtactttattgtttcaggtcttatatttaggtctttgatccattttgaattaattttagtacacggggacaggctgtagtcgagtttcattcttttgcatgtggctttccagttttcccaacaccatttgttgaagaggctttcttttctccattgtgtgttgttggcccctttatcaaagattatttgaccatatatatgtggttttctttctgggctttctattctgttccattggtctgagtgtctatttttttgccaataccatgctgttttgattatcgtggccctataatatagtttaaagtcaggtattgtaatgcccccagcttcattctttttccttaggattgttttggctattcggggttttttatagttccatataaatctgatgattttttgttccatttctttaaaaaatctcatagggattttgatgggaattgcattaaatttgtatattgctttgggtaatatggccattttgattatatttattcttcctatccaagaacaaggaatatttttccatctcattgtatctttttcgatttcccttaacaatgctttgtaattttcattatataggtcctttacgttctttgttatgtttattcctaggtattttattttttttgttgcaatcgtgaaggggattatttttttgagttcgttttctaatatttcattgttggcatatagaaaggctatggacttttgtatgttaattttgtatcctgcgaccttactggattggtttattgtttctaataatctttttgtggagtccttcgggttttcgatgtataggatcatatcatcagcaaaaagtgatagctttacttcttcttttccgatatggatgccttttatttctttgtcttgtctgattgctctggccagaacttctagcaccacattgaataagagtggagagagtggacaaccctgtcttgttcctgatttaaggtagaaagtcctcagttttatgccgtttaataggatgttggctgatggtttatcatatatggcctttatcatgtggagatattttccttctatacccattttgttgagagtcttaaacataaaattgtgttgtattttatcaaaagccttttctgcatctattgataagatcatgtggtttttgttctttgttttgttgatatggtgtattacgttaaccgttttgcgtatgttgaaccatccttgagattctgggatgaatcccacttgatcatgatgtattatttttttaatatgttgttgtattcggtttgccagtattttgtttagtattttagcatctgtattcattagagatattggtctgtagttttctttctttgtgccatccttgccaggttttggtatgagggttatgttggcctcataaaatgtgtttggaagtattgcttcttcttcaattttttggaagactttgagtagaataggaaccaagtcttctttgaatgtttgatagaattcactagtataaccgtctgggcctggacttttatttttggggagatttttaatagttttttctatttcctccctgctgattggtctgtttaggctttctgcttcttcatgactcagtctaggaaggttgtattgttctaggaatttatccatttcttctagattgttgtatttggtggcatataatttttcatagtattctacagtaattctttgtatatctatgatgtctgtggtgatctctcctctttcattttggattttatttatttgagtcctgtgtcttttttccttggtgagtcttgccaagggtttgtcaattttgttgatcttttcaaagaaccagctccttgttttattgattttttctatagtttttctgttctctatttcatttatttctgctctgatttttattatctcctttcttcggctggttttgggttgtctttgttcttctttttctagttccttaaggtgtgaagttaagtggtttacttcggctctctcttgtttgttcatataggcctgaagtgatatgaactttcctcttattactgcttttgctgcatcccagagattctgatatgtcgtattttcattttcatttgtctgtatatatcttttgatttctgcgcttatttcttctttgacccattcattttttagaagtatgttgtttagtttccacatttttgtgggttttttcccctcttttttgcagttgaattctagtttcaaggctttatgatcagaaaatatgcttggtacaatttcaatttttctaaatttgctgatattgtctttgtggcccaacatatggtcaattcttgagaatgttccatgtacactagagaaaaatgtatactctgtcgctttgggatgaagtgtcctgtagatgtctatcatatccaggtgttctagtatttcgtttaaggccactatatctttattgattctctgtttggatgaccgatctagagccgtcagcggtgtattgaggtctccaagtatgattgtatttttgttagtttttgttttaaggtcaataagtagctgtcttatatattttggtgctccttggtttggtgcatatatattaaggattgttatgtcttcttgatctagtgtctccttaatcattatgaaatgaccatttttgtctctgagtactttttctgtcttgtagtcagcattattagatatgagtattgctacgcctgcttttttttgggtgttgtttgcttggagtattgttttccagcctttcactttgaatttgtttttatccttgttgtttagatgtgtttcttgta
The Saccopteryx bilineata isolate mSacBil1 chromosome 3, mSacBil1_pri_phased_curated, whole genome shotgun sequence DNA segment above includes these coding regions:
- the IGFL1 gene encoding insulin growth factor-like family member 1, yielding MTPRCYILGVSAALCIVTLLCSHGAPVTPTGAHLLLCQSHMRCGDKLFDPEQHCCYDDAVVPLSRTRKCGNCTFRVCFEQCCPWSFRREQTFVVKVKGHKCSLAPSLDDRFCASVI